The following proteins come from a genomic window of Salvia hispanica cultivar TCC Black 2014 chromosome 4, UniMelb_Shisp_WGS_1.0, whole genome shotgun sequence:
- the LOC125220505 gene encoding transcription repressor OFP8-like: MKKPKVSLAGHDNSSSSSIKQSEEPLNTNEKPGRRTRRFKRYGSKDWKDSDIAEQTEKLEHMQVNENFVVLKRSADPYQDFKRSMLEMIVERRIFEPTDLEQLLMSFLSLNSRMHHKAILKAFSDIWKEVFTGP, encoded by the coding sequence ATGAAGAAACCAAAAGTTTCTTTGGCTGGACACGATAAcagctcttcttcttctattaAACAATCAGAGGAACCTCTCAACACAAATGAGAAACCTGGGAGGCGAACACGCAGGTTTAAACGTTATGGTTCGAAAGATTGGAAAGACAGCGACATAGCTGAGCAGACGGAAAAGCTAGAGCATATGCAGGTGAATGAGAATTTTGTGGTCCTCAAGAGGTCAGCTGATCCCTACCAAGACTTCAAAAGATCGATGCTGGAGATGATTGTGGAGAGACGCATTTTTGAACCGACCGATTTGGAGCAGCTCTTGATGAGCTTTCTCTCTTTAAATTCAAGGATGCATCATAAAGCCATCTTGAAGGCTTTCTCAGACATATGGAAGGAAGTTTTCACTGGACCCTAA
- the LOC125218489 gene encoding COP9 signalosome complex subunit 4, with the protein MESAFASASAITDQRQKIEQYKHILATVLSSNDVLQAKQFVDHMLSDDVPLVVSRQLLQVFAQELGRLEPEFQKEISHYTLNQIQPRVVSFEEQVLIIREKLAELYESEQQWSKAAQMLSGIDLDSGMRVIDDTFRLSKCVQIARLYLEDDDAVNAEAFINKASFLVSNSQQEVLNLQYKVCYARILDLKRKFLEAALRYYDISQIEKRKIGDEEIDEEALEQALAAAVTCTILAAAGPRRSRVLATLYKDERCSKLKIYPILQKVYLERILRKPEIDAFSEELKPHQKATLPDNFTVLDRAMIEHNLLSASKLYTNISFEELGTLLGIAPQKAEKIASRMICEDRMRGSIDQVEAVIHFEDDAEELQQWDQQIFGLCQALNEILDSMAKKGLPIPV; encoded by the exons ATGGAGAGCGCCTTTGCTAGCGCGTCGGCAATCACTGACCAACGCCAGAAGATCGAACAGTACAAGCACATTCTCGCCACCGTCCTCTCCTCAAACGATGTGCTTCAAGCCAAACAGTTTGTCGACCACA TGTTATCCGACGATGTGCCACTTGTTGTTTCGAGACAGCTTCTGCAGGTATTTGCCCAGGAATTGGGAAGGTTGGAACCAGAGTTTCAGAAGGAAATTTCCCATTATACCCTCaatcagatccaacctcgagTTGTTTCGTTTGAGGAACAG GTTTTGATAATCAGAGAAAAACTGGCTGAATTGTATGAATCTGAACAACAATGGTCGAAAGCTGCGCAGATGCTTAGTGGCATTGACCTAGATTCTGGGATGAG AGTGATTGATGATACATTCAGACTTTCAAAATGTGTCCAAATTGCCCGCCTTTACCTCGAG GATGATGACGCTGTTAATGCAGAAGCTTTTATAAACAAAGCTTCTTTTTTGGTTAGCAACAGCCAGCAGGAAGTACTGAATTTACAATACAAG GTTTGTTATGCTAGAATTCTAGATCTAAAAAGGAAGTTTTTGGAAGCTGCGCTGCGGTATTATGATATTTCCCAAATTGAAAAACGGAAAATTGGAGATGA AGAGATCGATGAAGAAGCACTGGAGCAAGCTCTCGCTGCTGCTGTGACCTGCACAATTTTGGCAGCTGCTGGGCCTCGGCGTTCTCGAGTTCTTGCAACCCTTTACAAG GATGAACGGTGCTCTAAGCTAAAGATTTACCCAATCTTGCAGAAG GTATACCTTGAGAGAATTTTGAGGAAGCCTGAAATTGATGCATTTTCTGAAGAGCTGAAGCCTCATCAG AAAGCAACTTTGCCTGACAATTTTACTGTTCTTGATCGAGCCATGATTGAGCATAATCTTCTTAGTGCTAGCAAACTTTACACAAATATTAG TTTTGAAGAGTTGGGCACATTGCTGGGTATCGCTCCTCAAAAG GCGGAGAAAATAGCTTCTAGAATGATCTGTGAAGATAGGATGAGGGGATCTATTGATCAG GTCGAAGCTGTTATTCATTTTGAGGATGACGCCGAGGAATTGCAGCAATGGGATCAACAG ATATTTGGCTTGTGTCAGGCTCTCAATGAAATTCTTGATAGCATGGCGAAGAAGGGTTTGCCCATTCCTGTCTAA